The following are encoded together in the Streptomyces flavofungini genome:
- the pflA gene encoding pyruvate formate-lyase-activating protein yields the protein MTALLGPDTTATPGTAAKAPNKPPSDAAASATTPAASAATPTSPAATPAAAATRRPVTGSVHSWDLSTGVDGPGTRFVTFLAGCPLTCLYCHNPDTWRMRSGRRSTPDDVLAEAAKYTAFIAVAGGGATVSGGEPLLQPVFTGELLHRFKHELGLHTALDTSGFLGARATDALLRDVDLVLLDIKSWDRATYREVTGRPLRPTLDFADRLAALGKDVWVRFVLVPGLTDDPANVDGVARFAAGLGNVSRVDVLPFHKLGAAKWDALGKDFTLRDTPTPTRRQLAEAREIFAARGLRAV from the coding sequence ATGACCGCCCTGCTCGGACCCGACACGACCGCCACCCCGGGGACCGCCGCAAAGGCCCCGAACAAGCCCCCGTCCGACGCTGCTGCCTCCGCCACAACCCCCGCTGCCTCCGCGGCGACCCCCACCTCCCCCGCGGCGACCCCCGCTGCCGCCGCCACTCGCCGCCCCGTGACCGGCTCCGTCCACTCCTGGGACCTGTCCACCGGGGTCGACGGGCCCGGCACCCGCTTCGTCACCTTCCTCGCGGGCTGCCCGCTCACCTGCCTGTACTGCCACAACCCCGACACCTGGCGGATGCGCTCCGGGCGCCGCAGCACCCCCGACGACGTGCTCGCGGAGGCCGCCAAGTACACGGCGTTCATCGCGGTCGCGGGCGGCGGTGCCACCGTCAGCGGCGGCGAACCCCTGCTCCAGCCCGTCTTCACCGGCGAACTCCTGCACCGGTTCAAGCACGAGCTCGGTCTGCACACGGCCCTCGACACCTCCGGCTTCCTCGGCGCCCGGGCCACCGACGCCCTGCTGCGCGACGTCGACCTCGTCCTGCTCGACATCAAGTCCTGGGACCGCGCGACGTACCGCGAGGTCACCGGGCGCCCGCTGCGGCCGACCCTCGACTTCGCCGACCGCCTCGCCGCCCTCGGCAAGGACGTCTGGGTGCGCTTCGTCCTCGTGCCCGGCCTCACCGACGACCCGGCCAACGTCGACGGGGTCGCCCGCTTCGCCGCCGGCCTCGGTAACGTCTCCCGCGTGGACGTGCTGCCCTTCCACAAGCTCGGCGCGGCGAAGTGGGACGCCCTGGGCAAGGACTTCACCCTCCGGGACACCCCCACGCCGACCCGGCGGCAGCTCGCGGAGGCCAGGGAGATCTTCGCCGCACGGGGCCTGCGCGCCGTCTGA